In Populus nigra chromosome 1, ddPopNigr1.1, whole genome shotgun sequence, one genomic interval encodes:
- the LOC133691337 gene encoding uncharacterized protein LOC133691337 isoform X1, with translation MSGRGGGVNNNNGKGNTGISGIPAASRKMVQSLKEIVSCPEPEIYAMLKECNMDPNEAVNRLLSQDPFHEVKSKREKKKEVENNKDSTDSRSRGANNMSNRGGRGGADRNGRGGPGRPACFSSNESSTLHGKPSYKKENGANAYAGPSPSASGMAGNNINWQPPYHSDSVATENKMSTVGAGDGVSSSSQPSPGYQSAWMGVPGQVSMADIVKMGRPQNKASTMPSHQSVNHHHATAPPLAASHHDFHSSENHASKVVEIDTEPEIDVNQRVHSNDEWPSIEQPTAASASPVREVPADSELYGDLSNLPLDRGSQHVKSQFDDVQSSEDAHDESFDANHVGPASVSTRNMQEDCSGGSSIFDNNMYENINSYQSHRHTFENNEAEDSASSVAANLHQLSLRNDDQGVQPEEDNPSVIIPNHLQVHTQECSHLSFGSFGSGMNSAFSGHYASMPMNNSLEETSEVVDASSTDHSDTRNPEYYGDEHLRNTVDESLVHRAGVSAANYDTPPVPQAETLKETSEAAQGNQYAFPSSTPGYSYENTQQLNAAFNNSQTSTQMQNIAPFSSVMQAYTNSLPSALLASTVQTGRETDLPYSPFPVTQSLPPKYSSAASSISGPGISMSEALRAGGVSTPQPTPQTHPGANVATGPALPQHLAMHSYSQPTLPLGHFANMISYPFLAQSYTYMPSAFQQTFSGNNTYNQSLAAVLPQYKNSVSVSSLPQSAAVPSGYGYGSSTSIPTGNFPLNAPAAPAGTTIGYDDVLSSQYKDASHLISLQQNENSAMWMHGPGSRAMSAVPASTYYNFQGQNQQPGVFRQGQQPSQHFGAPGYPNYYHSQSGMSLEHQQQNTRDGSLGGSQGQPSKQAQQLWQNSY, from the exons ATGAGTGGCAGAGGAGGAGGAGTAAATAACAATAATGGAAAGGGTAATACTGGAATATCAGGGATACCTGCAGCGTCAAGGAAGATGGTACAGAGTTTGAAGGAGATTGTTAGCTGTCCTGAACCTGAGATCTATGCTATGCTTAAAGAGTGTAACATGGACCCTAACGAGGCTGTTAACCGTCTCCTCtctcaag ATCCTTTCCATGAGGTGAAGAGCAAgcgagaaaagaaaaaggaggtaGAAAAT AATAAGGACTCAACAGATTCCAGGTCTCGAGGTGCTAATAACATGTCAAATCGTGGTGGTAGAGGTGGTGCAGACCGCAATGGGCGTGGTGGCCCTGGTAGGCCTGCCTGTTTCAGCTCTAATG AATCTAGCACTTTGCATGGCAAACCTTCATACAAGAAGGAAAATGGAGCAAATGCTTATGCTGGTCCTTCTCCTTCTGCATCCGGTATGGCAGGAAATAATATTAATTGGCAACCTCCATATCACAG TGATTCTGTGGCCAcagaaaataaaatgtcaacTGTAGGGGCAGGTGATGGAGTTTCTTCATCATCACAGCCTTCTCCTGGATATCAATCTGCCTGGATGGGGGTTCCAGGTCAGGTATCAATGGCTGACATTGTAAAAATGGGTAGGCCGCAAAATAAGGCATCTACCATGCCATCTCATCAAAGCGTCAATCATCACCATGCTACAGCTCCTCCTTTGGCAGCATCACACCATGATTTCCATTCATCAGAAAATCATGCTTCCAAGGTGGTGGAAATAGATACAGAACCAGAAATTGATGTAAACCAGCGTGTTCATTCCAATGATGAATGGCCATCAATTGAGCAGCCAACTGCTGCCAGTGCATCACCTGTTCGGGAGGTTCCTGCAGATTCTGAGTTGTATGGAGATCTATCTAACTTGCCTTTAGATAGAGGTAGTCAGCACGTCAAATCCCAGTTCGATGATGTTCAATCATCAGAAGATGCTCATGATGAATCTTTTGATGCAAACCATGTGGGACCTGCTTCTGTATCTACTAGAAATATGCAGGAGGATTGTTCTGGAGGTTCATCtatttttgataataatatgTATGAGAACATCAATTCCTACCAGTCTCACAGACATACTTTTGAGAATAATGAAG CTGAAGATAGCGCTTCATCAGTGGCTGCTAACTTACATCAACTAAGTTTGCGGAATGATGATCAGGGGGTGCAGCCTGAAGAGGATAATCCTTCTGTAATAATTCCAAATCACCTGCAAGTTCATACTCAAGAATGCTCACACCTAAGCTTTGGGAGTTTTGGATCTGGGATGAATTCGGCTTTTTCTGGGCATTATGCATCAATGCCCATGAATAATAGCTTGGAAGAAACATCTGAAGTGGTAGATGCTTCATCAACTGATCATTCAGACACTAG AAATCCTGAATATTATGGGGATGAGCATCTCAGAAATACAGTAGATGAAAGTTTAGTACACAGAGCTGGTGTGAGTGCTGCAAATTACGATACTCCTCCAGTTCCACAGGCGGAGACTTTGAAGGAGACATCTGAAGCTGCTCAAGGGAATCAATATGCATTCCCTTCATCTACACCTGGTTATAGTTATGAAAACACTCAACAGTTGAATGCTGCATTTAACAACTCACAGACAAGCACTCAGATGCAAAATATTGCTCCTTTCTCAAGTGTAATG CAGGCATATACAAATTCTTTGCCAAGTGCCTTGTTGGCTTCAACAGTTCAGACTGGGAGGGAGACTGACCTTCCATACTCACCCTTCCCTGTGACACAATCACTGCCCCCAAAATACAGCAGTGCAGCTTCGTCTATCAGTGGTCCTGGCATTTCCATGTCAGAG GCTTTGAGAGCAGGTGGTGTTTCTACACCCCAGCCAACTCCTCAGACGCATCCTGGTGCCAATGTTGCCACAGGACCTGCTCTTCCACAACACCTTGCTATGCATTCTTATTCCCAGCCCACCCTTCCTTTGGGGCATTTTGCCAACATGATCAGCTATCCTTTCTTAGCTCAAAGCTACACGTATATGCCATCAGCCTTTCAGCAGACCTTTTCTGGTAATAATACATACAATCAGTCGCTTGCAGCAGTGCTTCCACAATACAAGAACAGCGTTTCTGTAAGCAGCTTGCCCCAGTCTGCTGCTGTTCCTTCTGGGTATGGATATGGGAGTTCAACCAGCATTCCCACAGGAAACTTTCCTTTGAATGCACCTGCTGCCCCTGCAGGCACAACAATAGGCTATGATGATGTTTTAAGTTCTCAATACAAGGATGCCAGCCACTTGATCTCACTTCAGCAG AATGAGAATTCGGCCATGTGGATGCATGGGCCTGGTTCGCGAGCAATGTCGGCTGTCCCTGCCAGTACATATTACAACTTCCAGGGGCAGAATCAGCAGCCCGGTGTATTCCGGCAAGGCCAGCAACCGTCCCAGCATTTTGGGGCACCTGGGTACCCAAATTATTATCACTCACAATCGGGGATGTCATTGGAACACCAGCAGCAAAACACAAGGGATGGTTCCCTAGGCGGGTCTCAAGGCCAGCCATCAAAGCAGGCTCAACAGTTGTGGCAAAACAGCTACTAA
- the LOC133691337 gene encoding uncharacterized protein LOC133691337 isoform X2 — protein sequence MSGRGGGVNNNNGKGNTGISGIPAASRKMVQSLKEIVSCPEPEIYAMLKECNMDPNEAVNRLLSQDPFHEVKSKREKKKEVENNKDSTDSRSRGANNMSNRGGRGGADRNGRGGPGRPACFSSNESSTLHGKPSYKKENGANAYAGPSPSASGMAGNNINWQPPYHSDSVATENKMSTVGAGDGVSSSSQPSPGYQSAWMGVPGQVSMADIVKMGRPQNKASTMPSHQSVNHHHATAPPLAASHHDFHSSENHASKVVEIDTEPEIDVNQRVHSNDEWPSIEQPTAASASPVREVPADSELYGDLSNLPLDRGSQHVKSQFDDVQSSEDAHDESFDANHVGPASVSTRNMQEDCSGGSSIFDNNMYENINSYQSHRHTFENNEAEDSASSVAANLHQLSLRNDDQGVQPEEDNPSVIIPNHLQVHTQECSHLSFGSFGSGMNSAFSGHYASMPMNNSLEETSEVVDASSTDHSDTRNPEYYGDEHLRNTVDESLVHRAGVSAANYDTPPVPQAETLKETSEAAQGNQYAFPSSTPGYSYENTQQLNAAFNNSQTSTQMQNIAPFSSVMAYTNSLPSALLASTVQTGRETDLPYSPFPVTQSLPPKYSSAASSISGPGISMSEALRAGGVSTPQPTPQTHPGANVATGPALPQHLAMHSYSQPTLPLGHFANMISYPFLAQSYTYMPSAFQQTFSGNNTYNQSLAAVLPQYKNSVSVSSLPQSAAVPSGYGYGSSTSIPTGNFPLNAPAAPAGTTIGYDDVLSSQYKDASHLISLQQNENSAMWMHGPGSRAMSAVPASTYYNFQGQNQQPGVFRQGQQPSQHFGAPGYPNYYHSQSGMSLEHQQQNTRDGSLGGSQGQPSKQAQQLWQNSY from the exons ATGAGTGGCAGAGGAGGAGGAGTAAATAACAATAATGGAAAGGGTAATACTGGAATATCAGGGATACCTGCAGCGTCAAGGAAGATGGTACAGAGTTTGAAGGAGATTGTTAGCTGTCCTGAACCTGAGATCTATGCTATGCTTAAAGAGTGTAACATGGACCCTAACGAGGCTGTTAACCGTCTCCTCtctcaag ATCCTTTCCATGAGGTGAAGAGCAAgcgagaaaagaaaaaggaggtaGAAAAT AATAAGGACTCAACAGATTCCAGGTCTCGAGGTGCTAATAACATGTCAAATCGTGGTGGTAGAGGTGGTGCAGACCGCAATGGGCGTGGTGGCCCTGGTAGGCCTGCCTGTTTCAGCTCTAATG AATCTAGCACTTTGCATGGCAAACCTTCATACAAGAAGGAAAATGGAGCAAATGCTTATGCTGGTCCTTCTCCTTCTGCATCCGGTATGGCAGGAAATAATATTAATTGGCAACCTCCATATCACAG TGATTCTGTGGCCAcagaaaataaaatgtcaacTGTAGGGGCAGGTGATGGAGTTTCTTCATCATCACAGCCTTCTCCTGGATATCAATCTGCCTGGATGGGGGTTCCAGGTCAGGTATCAATGGCTGACATTGTAAAAATGGGTAGGCCGCAAAATAAGGCATCTACCATGCCATCTCATCAAAGCGTCAATCATCACCATGCTACAGCTCCTCCTTTGGCAGCATCACACCATGATTTCCATTCATCAGAAAATCATGCTTCCAAGGTGGTGGAAATAGATACAGAACCAGAAATTGATGTAAACCAGCGTGTTCATTCCAATGATGAATGGCCATCAATTGAGCAGCCAACTGCTGCCAGTGCATCACCTGTTCGGGAGGTTCCTGCAGATTCTGAGTTGTATGGAGATCTATCTAACTTGCCTTTAGATAGAGGTAGTCAGCACGTCAAATCCCAGTTCGATGATGTTCAATCATCAGAAGATGCTCATGATGAATCTTTTGATGCAAACCATGTGGGACCTGCTTCTGTATCTACTAGAAATATGCAGGAGGATTGTTCTGGAGGTTCATCtatttttgataataatatgTATGAGAACATCAATTCCTACCAGTCTCACAGACATACTTTTGAGAATAATGAAG CTGAAGATAGCGCTTCATCAGTGGCTGCTAACTTACATCAACTAAGTTTGCGGAATGATGATCAGGGGGTGCAGCCTGAAGAGGATAATCCTTCTGTAATAATTCCAAATCACCTGCAAGTTCATACTCAAGAATGCTCACACCTAAGCTTTGGGAGTTTTGGATCTGGGATGAATTCGGCTTTTTCTGGGCATTATGCATCAATGCCCATGAATAATAGCTTGGAAGAAACATCTGAAGTGGTAGATGCTTCATCAACTGATCATTCAGACACTAG AAATCCTGAATATTATGGGGATGAGCATCTCAGAAATACAGTAGATGAAAGTTTAGTACACAGAGCTGGTGTGAGTGCTGCAAATTACGATACTCCTCCAGTTCCACAGGCGGAGACTTTGAAGGAGACATCTGAAGCTGCTCAAGGGAATCAATATGCATTCCCTTCATCTACACCTGGTTATAGTTATGAAAACACTCAACAGTTGAATGCTGCATTTAACAACTCACAGACAAGCACTCAGATGCAAAATATTGCTCCTTTCTCAAGTGTAATG GCATATACAAATTCTTTGCCAAGTGCCTTGTTGGCTTCAACAGTTCAGACTGGGAGGGAGACTGACCTTCCATACTCACCCTTCCCTGTGACACAATCACTGCCCCCAAAATACAGCAGTGCAGCTTCGTCTATCAGTGGTCCTGGCATTTCCATGTCAGAG GCTTTGAGAGCAGGTGGTGTTTCTACACCCCAGCCAACTCCTCAGACGCATCCTGGTGCCAATGTTGCCACAGGACCTGCTCTTCCACAACACCTTGCTATGCATTCTTATTCCCAGCCCACCCTTCCTTTGGGGCATTTTGCCAACATGATCAGCTATCCTTTCTTAGCTCAAAGCTACACGTATATGCCATCAGCCTTTCAGCAGACCTTTTCTGGTAATAATACATACAATCAGTCGCTTGCAGCAGTGCTTCCACAATACAAGAACAGCGTTTCTGTAAGCAGCTTGCCCCAGTCTGCTGCTGTTCCTTCTGGGTATGGATATGGGAGTTCAACCAGCATTCCCACAGGAAACTTTCCTTTGAATGCACCTGCTGCCCCTGCAGGCACAACAATAGGCTATGATGATGTTTTAAGTTCTCAATACAAGGATGCCAGCCACTTGATCTCACTTCAGCAG AATGAGAATTCGGCCATGTGGATGCATGGGCCTGGTTCGCGAGCAATGTCGGCTGTCCCTGCCAGTACATATTACAACTTCCAGGGGCAGAATCAGCAGCCCGGTGTATTCCGGCAAGGCCAGCAACCGTCCCAGCATTTTGGGGCACCTGGGTACCCAAATTATTATCACTCACAATCGGGGATGTCATTGGAACACCAGCAGCAAAACACAAGGGATGGTTCCCTAGGCGGGTCTCAAGGCCAGCCATCAAAGCAGGCTCAACAGTTGTGGCAAAACAGCTACTAA
- the LOC133691337 gene encoding uncharacterized protein LOC133691337 isoform X4 yields MSGRGGGVNNNNGKGNTGISGIPAASRKMVQSLKEIVSCPEPEIYAMLKECNMDPNEAVNRLLSQDPFHEVKSKREKKKENKDSTDSRSRGANNMSNRGGRGGADRNGRGGPGRPACFSSNESSTLHGKPSYKKENGANAYAGPSPSASGMAGNNINWQPPYHSDSVATENKMSTVGAGDGVSSSSQPSPGYQSAWMGVPGQVSMADIVKMGRPQNKASTMPSHQSVNHHHATAPPLAASHHDFHSSENHASKVVEIDTEPEIDVNQRVHSNDEWPSIEQPTAASASPVREVPADSELYGDLSNLPLDRGSQHVKSQFDDVQSSEDAHDESFDANHVGPASVSTRNMQEDCSGGSSIFDNNMYENINSYQSHRHTFENNEAEDSASSVAANLHQLSLRNDDQGVQPEEDNPSVIIPNHLQVHTQECSHLSFGSFGSGMNSAFSGHYASMPMNNSLEETSEVVDASSTDHSDTRNPEYYGDEHLRNTVDESLVHRAGVSAANYDTPPVPQAETLKETSEAAQGNQYAFPSSTPGYSYENTQQLNAAFNNSQTSTQMQNIAPFSSVMAYTNSLPSALLASTVQTGRETDLPYSPFPVTQSLPPKYSSAASSISGPGISMSEALRAGGVSTPQPTPQTHPGANVATGPALPQHLAMHSYSQPTLPLGHFANMISYPFLAQSYTYMPSAFQQTFSGNNTYNQSLAAVLPQYKNSVSVSSLPQSAAVPSGYGYGSSTSIPTGNFPLNAPAAPAGTTIGYDDVLSSQYKDASHLISLQQNENSAMWMHGPGSRAMSAVPASTYYNFQGQNQQPGVFRQGQQPSQHFGAPGYPNYYHSQSGMSLEHQQQNTRDGSLGGSQGQPSKQAQQLWQNSY; encoded by the exons ATGAGTGGCAGAGGAGGAGGAGTAAATAACAATAATGGAAAGGGTAATACTGGAATATCAGGGATACCTGCAGCGTCAAGGAAGATGGTACAGAGTTTGAAGGAGATTGTTAGCTGTCCTGAACCTGAGATCTATGCTATGCTTAAAGAGTGTAACATGGACCCTAACGAGGCTGTTAACCGTCTCCTCtctcaag ATCCTTTCCATGAGGTGAAGAGCAAgcgagaaaagaaaaaggag AATAAGGACTCAACAGATTCCAGGTCTCGAGGTGCTAATAACATGTCAAATCGTGGTGGTAGAGGTGGTGCAGACCGCAATGGGCGTGGTGGCCCTGGTAGGCCTGCCTGTTTCAGCTCTAATG AATCTAGCACTTTGCATGGCAAACCTTCATACAAGAAGGAAAATGGAGCAAATGCTTATGCTGGTCCTTCTCCTTCTGCATCCGGTATGGCAGGAAATAATATTAATTGGCAACCTCCATATCACAG TGATTCTGTGGCCAcagaaaataaaatgtcaacTGTAGGGGCAGGTGATGGAGTTTCTTCATCATCACAGCCTTCTCCTGGATATCAATCTGCCTGGATGGGGGTTCCAGGTCAGGTATCAATGGCTGACATTGTAAAAATGGGTAGGCCGCAAAATAAGGCATCTACCATGCCATCTCATCAAAGCGTCAATCATCACCATGCTACAGCTCCTCCTTTGGCAGCATCACACCATGATTTCCATTCATCAGAAAATCATGCTTCCAAGGTGGTGGAAATAGATACAGAACCAGAAATTGATGTAAACCAGCGTGTTCATTCCAATGATGAATGGCCATCAATTGAGCAGCCAACTGCTGCCAGTGCATCACCTGTTCGGGAGGTTCCTGCAGATTCTGAGTTGTATGGAGATCTATCTAACTTGCCTTTAGATAGAGGTAGTCAGCACGTCAAATCCCAGTTCGATGATGTTCAATCATCAGAAGATGCTCATGATGAATCTTTTGATGCAAACCATGTGGGACCTGCTTCTGTATCTACTAGAAATATGCAGGAGGATTGTTCTGGAGGTTCATCtatttttgataataatatgTATGAGAACATCAATTCCTACCAGTCTCACAGACATACTTTTGAGAATAATGAAG CTGAAGATAGCGCTTCATCAGTGGCTGCTAACTTACATCAACTAAGTTTGCGGAATGATGATCAGGGGGTGCAGCCTGAAGAGGATAATCCTTCTGTAATAATTCCAAATCACCTGCAAGTTCATACTCAAGAATGCTCACACCTAAGCTTTGGGAGTTTTGGATCTGGGATGAATTCGGCTTTTTCTGGGCATTATGCATCAATGCCCATGAATAATAGCTTGGAAGAAACATCTGAAGTGGTAGATGCTTCATCAACTGATCATTCAGACACTAG AAATCCTGAATATTATGGGGATGAGCATCTCAGAAATACAGTAGATGAAAGTTTAGTACACAGAGCTGGTGTGAGTGCTGCAAATTACGATACTCCTCCAGTTCCACAGGCGGAGACTTTGAAGGAGACATCTGAAGCTGCTCAAGGGAATCAATATGCATTCCCTTCATCTACACCTGGTTATAGTTATGAAAACACTCAACAGTTGAATGCTGCATTTAACAACTCACAGACAAGCACTCAGATGCAAAATATTGCTCCTTTCTCAAGTGTAATG GCATATACAAATTCTTTGCCAAGTGCCTTGTTGGCTTCAACAGTTCAGACTGGGAGGGAGACTGACCTTCCATACTCACCCTTCCCTGTGACACAATCACTGCCCCCAAAATACAGCAGTGCAGCTTCGTCTATCAGTGGTCCTGGCATTTCCATGTCAGAG GCTTTGAGAGCAGGTGGTGTTTCTACACCCCAGCCAACTCCTCAGACGCATCCTGGTGCCAATGTTGCCACAGGACCTGCTCTTCCACAACACCTTGCTATGCATTCTTATTCCCAGCCCACCCTTCCTTTGGGGCATTTTGCCAACATGATCAGCTATCCTTTCTTAGCTCAAAGCTACACGTATATGCCATCAGCCTTTCAGCAGACCTTTTCTGGTAATAATACATACAATCAGTCGCTTGCAGCAGTGCTTCCACAATACAAGAACAGCGTTTCTGTAAGCAGCTTGCCCCAGTCTGCTGCTGTTCCTTCTGGGTATGGATATGGGAGTTCAACCAGCATTCCCACAGGAAACTTTCCTTTGAATGCACCTGCTGCCCCTGCAGGCACAACAATAGGCTATGATGATGTTTTAAGTTCTCAATACAAGGATGCCAGCCACTTGATCTCACTTCAGCAG AATGAGAATTCGGCCATGTGGATGCATGGGCCTGGTTCGCGAGCAATGTCGGCTGTCCCTGCCAGTACATATTACAACTTCCAGGGGCAGAATCAGCAGCCCGGTGTATTCCGGCAAGGCCAGCAACCGTCCCAGCATTTTGGGGCACCTGGGTACCCAAATTATTATCACTCACAATCGGGGATGTCATTGGAACACCAGCAGCAAAACACAAGGGATGGTTCCCTAGGCGGGTCTCAAGGCCAGCCATCAAAGCAGGCTCAACAGTTGTGGCAAAACAGCTACTAA
- the LOC133691337 gene encoding uncharacterized protein LOC133691337 isoform X3, whose translation MSGRGGGVNNNNGKGNTGISGIPAASRKMVQSLKEIVSCPEPEIYAMLKECNMDPNEAVNRLLSQDPFHEVKSKREKKKENKDSTDSRSRGANNMSNRGGRGGADRNGRGGPGRPACFSSNESSTLHGKPSYKKENGANAYAGPSPSASGMAGNNINWQPPYHSDSVATENKMSTVGAGDGVSSSSQPSPGYQSAWMGVPGQVSMADIVKMGRPQNKASTMPSHQSVNHHHATAPPLAASHHDFHSSENHASKVVEIDTEPEIDVNQRVHSNDEWPSIEQPTAASASPVREVPADSELYGDLSNLPLDRGSQHVKSQFDDVQSSEDAHDESFDANHVGPASVSTRNMQEDCSGGSSIFDNNMYENINSYQSHRHTFENNEAEDSASSVAANLHQLSLRNDDQGVQPEEDNPSVIIPNHLQVHTQECSHLSFGSFGSGMNSAFSGHYASMPMNNSLEETSEVVDASSTDHSDTRNPEYYGDEHLRNTVDESLVHRAGVSAANYDTPPVPQAETLKETSEAAQGNQYAFPSSTPGYSYENTQQLNAAFNNSQTSTQMQNIAPFSSVMQAYTNSLPSALLASTVQTGRETDLPYSPFPVTQSLPPKYSSAASSISGPGISMSEALRAGGVSTPQPTPQTHPGANVATGPALPQHLAMHSYSQPTLPLGHFANMISYPFLAQSYTYMPSAFQQTFSGNNTYNQSLAAVLPQYKNSVSVSSLPQSAAVPSGYGYGSSTSIPTGNFPLNAPAAPAGTTIGYDDVLSSQYKDASHLISLQQNENSAMWMHGPGSRAMSAVPASTYYNFQGQNQQPGVFRQGQQPSQHFGAPGYPNYYHSQSGMSLEHQQQNTRDGSLGGSQGQPSKQAQQLWQNSY comes from the exons ATGAGTGGCAGAGGAGGAGGAGTAAATAACAATAATGGAAAGGGTAATACTGGAATATCAGGGATACCTGCAGCGTCAAGGAAGATGGTACAGAGTTTGAAGGAGATTGTTAGCTGTCCTGAACCTGAGATCTATGCTATGCTTAAAGAGTGTAACATGGACCCTAACGAGGCTGTTAACCGTCTCCTCtctcaag ATCCTTTCCATGAGGTGAAGAGCAAgcgagaaaagaaaaaggag AATAAGGACTCAACAGATTCCAGGTCTCGAGGTGCTAATAACATGTCAAATCGTGGTGGTAGAGGTGGTGCAGACCGCAATGGGCGTGGTGGCCCTGGTAGGCCTGCCTGTTTCAGCTCTAATG AATCTAGCACTTTGCATGGCAAACCTTCATACAAGAAGGAAAATGGAGCAAATGCTTATGCTGGTCCTTCTCCTTCTGCATCCGGTATGGCAGGAAATAATATTAATTGGCAACCTCCATATCACAG TGATTCTGTGGCCAcagaaaataaaatgtcaacTGTAGGGGCAGGTGATGGAGTTTCTTCATCATCACAGCCTTCTCCTGGATATCAATCTGCCTGGATGGGGGTTCCAGGTCAGGTATCAATGGCTGACATTGTAAAAATGGGTAGGCCGCAAAATAAGGCATCTACCATGCCATCTCATCAAAGCGTCAATCATCACCATGCTACAGCTCCTCCTTTGGCAGCATCACACCATGATTTCCATTCATCAGAAAATCATGCTTCCAAGGTGGTGGAAATAGATACAGAACCAGAAATTGATGTAAACCAGCGTGTTCATTCCAATGATGAATGGCCATCAATTGAGCAGCCAACTGCTGCCAGTGCATCACCTGTTCGGGAGGTTCCTGCAGATTCTGAGTTGTATGGAGATCTATCTAACTTGCCTTTAGATAGAGGTAGTCAGCACGTCAAATCCCAGTTCGATGATGTTCAATCATCAGAAGATGCTCATGATGAATCTTTTGATGCAAACCATGTGGGACCTGCTTCTGTATCTACTAGAAATATGCAGGAGGATTGTTCTGGAGGTTCATCtatttttgataataatatgTATGAGAACATCAATTCCTACCAGTCTCACAGACATACTTTTGAGAATAATGAAG CTGAAGATAGCGCTTCATCAGTGGCTGCTAACTTACATCAACTAAGTTTGCGGAATGATGATCAGGGGGTGCAGCCTGAAGAGGATAATCCTTCTGTAATAATTCCAAATCACCTGCAAGTTCATACTCAAGAATGCTCACACCTAAGCTTTGGGAGTTTTGGATCTGGGATGAATTCGGCTTTTTCTGGGCATTATGCATCAATGCCCATGAATAATAGCTTGGAAGAAACATCTGAAGTGGTAGATGCTTCATCAACTGATCATTCAGACACTAG AAATCCTGAATATTATGGGGATGAGCATCTCAGAAATACAGTAGATGAAAGTTTAGTACACAGAGCTGGTGTGAGTGCTGCAAATTACGATACTCCTCCAGTTCCACAGGCGGAGACTTTGAAGGAGACATCTGAAGCTGCTCAAGGGAATCAATATGCATTCCCTTCATCTACACCTGGTTATAGTTATGAAAACACTCAACAGTTGAATGCTGCATTTAACAACTCACAGACAAGCACTCAGATGCAAAATATTGCTCCTTTCTCAAGTGTAATG CAGGCATATACAAATTCTTTGCCAAGTGCCTTGTTGGCTTCAACAGTTCAGACTGGGAGGGAGACTGACCTTCCATACTCACCCTTCCCTGTGACACAATCACTGCCCCCAAAATACAGCAGTGCAGCTTCGTCTATCAGTGGTCCTGGCATTTCCATGTCAGAG GCTTTGAGAGCAGGTGGTGTTTCTACACCCCAGCCAACTCCTCAGACGCATCCTGGTGCCAATGTTGCCACAGGACCTGCTCTTCCACAACACCTTGCTATGCATTCTTATTCCCAGCCCACCCTTCCTTTGGGGCATTTTGCCAACATGATCAGCTATCCTTTCTTAGCTCAAAGCTACACGTATATGCCATCAGCCTTTCAGCAGACCTTTTCTGGTAATAATACATACAATCAGTCGCTTGCAGCAGTGCTTCCACAATACAAGAACAGCGTTTCTGTAAGCAGCTTGCCCCAGTCTGCTGCTGTTCCTTCTGGGTATGGATATGGGAGTTCAACCAGCATTCCCACAGGAAACTTTCCTTTGAATGCACCTGCTGCCCCTGCAGGCACAACAATAGGCTATGATGATGTTTTAAGTTCTCAATACAAGGATGCCAGCCACTTGATCTCACTTCAGCAG AATGAGAATTCGGCCATGTGGATGCATGGGCCTGGTTCGCGAGCAATGTCGGCTGTCCCTGCCAGTACATATTACAACTTCCAGGGGCAGAATCAGCAGCCCGGTGTATTCCGGCAAGGCCAGCAACCGTCCCAGCATTTTGGGGCACCTGGGTACCCAAATTATTATCACTCACAATCGGGGATGTCATTGGAACACCAGCAGCAAAACACAAGGGATGGTTCCCTAGGCGGGTCTCAAGGCCAGCCATCAAAGCAGGCTCAACAGTTGTGGCAAAACAGCTACTAA